The DNA window GATTGCATCGAGCGTCAACAATACCCACAGGAACCAGGCTGGCCCCGGCGGCCAGGGACCGGTCGTCAGCGTGCGCCACCAGAAATGAAAGAAATTGATGTCCGCCGCGTCCGGAAACTGGTAGCGAAAATAGGCAATCGGCATCAGGACGAAGATGGACCCCAGATAGGGTATGCCCAGGCGCCAGCCGCGATTTGACAGAAAATTTGCCGACCCCCTGCGCGCCAGGCTGTCGGATACGAACAGTCCGGAAATGAAAAACATGCAGGCCATGAAGAAGCTGTCTTCGAACAGCACGATCAGGTCGAAACCAAGCCAGCGCATGCGGTCGCCGCCAATCCCGAAATGCGTGTAGTTGATCACCGAGTGGTACAGCACCACCAAGAACGTAACAAAGGTGCGAGCCCGATCGAGCGGAATAATACGCTGCGCCACCATGACGGTCGGGCCGCTATGGGGTCTTTGCCGTATCGATTCCCGAATACGTCGCGCCCACCCCTGACGGAAATCCGGCATCTCGACGAAATTCATGCTCGCACCATGAAGTCGATGCTGAGGACGTAGGGACGCCTCGCTAATTCAGAAAGGAGGTTAGCACAACTCCGTCGCAGCCGATTTTCAACCATCCGGATATTTGCAGGCCTGATCGATCGCCTTGCCGACGGCCGCAAGCAGAGTGGGCGGGATGATCGCAGGCCTGCCCGGTCACGGAAACGTCATTGCCCCCTGCGTCGGCTTTTTCGTCTGCTGCGGAAATTTCCGGGAATAAACCGCCCCCTCTCCCAATCATGTCGCCGAAGCCCAATCAGGGGCTCATGGAGAGTGGCAATGAGCGGGTTTGATCACGACCACAACAATGAAGATCGGGGCGTCAGTCGCCGCCGGGTGCTGGAATGCATGACCTGGGCTGGCACCGGCGTGCTTTGGACGATTTCAGGCGGCGTGCCTCGTTCGCTCGGGCTCGTCGGCTCGGCGATGGCCGCGGAGCCCGCCGGCATGACGTTCCTGCAAATCAGCGACAGCCATGTCGGCTTCGACAAGCCGGCCAATCCAAACGCGCTTGGCACGCTGGAAGAAGCAATCGCCAAGATCAACACCATGCCGGTGAAGCCTTCGTTCATGATTCACACCGGCGATATCAGCCATCTGTCGAAGGCGTCCGAGTTCGATGACGCCGAGCGCATCATCTCGCAAGCCAAGCTCGACGTGCACTATGTGCCGGGCGAGCACGACTTCCTCGACGAAGAGGTGAAGTTCTATCGCGATCGTTACGGCCGCGGCACGAAAGGCGCGGGCTATTACTCATTCGATGCCAGCGGCGTTCACTTCATCGGCCTCGTCAACGTCGTTAATCTCAAGGCTGGCGGTCTCGGTAATCTCGGCGACGAGCAGCTCGAATGGCTGGAGCAAGATCTGAAAGGCCGCTCGAAATCGACGCCGATCGTCGTATTCGCCCATATCCCGCTGTGGACGGTCTATCCGCAGTGGGGCTGGGGCACCGAGGACGGCGCGCGCGTGCTGGATTACCTCAAAGGGTTCGGCTCGGTGACGGTGCTCAACGGCCACATTCACCAGGTGATGCAGAAGATCGAAGGCAACGTCACCTTCCACACCGCGCGCTCGACCGCTTTCCCGCAGCCGGCGCCGGGCGCGGCCCCCTCGCCCGGCCCGATGAAAGTTGCCGACGACAAGCTCCGCAGCATGCTCGGTGTCGCCAGCATCAACTTCAAGCGTGGCGACCAGCGCCTCGCGATCATCGACACCCCGCTGCAAGGCTAAAGGAAATCCAAGATGATTTCGGCAACTCTCCGCACCTTCGGCATTCGCCTGGCCGTCGCTGCGTTACTATCCTCGCATCCCGGCGGTGCGTTTGCCGCCGAAACGAAGGTGACAATCGATAATTTCACCTTCACGCCGGCTGAGCTGAAGGTGAAGGTCGGCGACACCGTCACCTGGAGCAACCACGATGACATTCCGCACACCATCGTCTCCGCGGGTAAATTCAGGTCGAAGGCGCTGGATACCGACGACAGCTTCTCTTTCACGTTCACGGCGGCAGGCGATTACAAGTATTTTTGCTCGCTGCACCCGCACATGACCGGGACGATCAAGGTTGAATAGCGGTCAAAACCAAGGCATCACAATGATGTCCGGCCGGCGCATCGAAGCCGGCCGGACATACACATTTTCAGCAAAAGCCGGGCAAGAGGCGATGCCGGTCACCACTTCGGACAATGATGCCGACAAAGCGCGGCGGTTTCGCGATGCGGCGCTTCCGCATCTCGACGATGTCTATACGCTCGCGCGCCATTTGCTGCGCGACGCGACCGACGCCGAGGATGCGGTGCAGGAATGCTATTTGCGCGCATTGAAGCATTTCGACAGCTATCGCGGGCCGGCGATGAAGCCCTGGCTGTTCGCCATCCTGCGCAATGTCTGTCGCGCCGAATTTGCGCGGCGCGCGAGTTCGCCGACCGGCGCGGTCAACGATGTGGCCGATAGCGAGGAGCAGACGCCGCTGTGGCACGAAGCGGAAGAGACGCCGGAGACGCAGATGTTGCGCCGCCGCGACGCGTCAACGATCCAGCAGCTCGTGACCGCGCTCGCCGAACCGTTTCGCGAGACGTTCGTGCTGCGCGAAATTCACAATCTTTCGTACCGCGAAATTGCCGACATCGTTGCTGCGCCGGTTGGCACGGTGATGTCCCGTCTCGCGCGCGCCCGCTCCATGCTGCGATCGGCATGGATGGCGGCAGAGGAGCAACCGAAATGACTTGCGATGAAGCAGAGATCCTTCTTCACGCGCTGATCGACGGCGAACTCGACGCCGGACATGCACGCGACGTCGAAGCCCATATCGCCGACTGCCCGCGCTGCGCCGCGCAGCTTGCCGCCTATCGCGAGATGAGCAAGGCCGTTGCAGACGCCGATCTGCATTATACGGCCCCGCTGGCGCTGCGCCGGCGTATCGAAGCATCGCTGCCGCAAACACGAGCATTACCGAACCGTCGTTCGGTGCTCAGAGGCTTCGCCATGGGCTCGGCGGTGTCGGCGATCGCGGCCACCGGTCTCGTCGCCATCGTGCTGCGTAACGATGACGACCAGCGCGTTGTCTCGGAGGTCGTCTCGGCGCATCTGCGATCGCTGCAGGCAGGTCATCTCATCGACGTGGTCTCCACCGACCAGCACACCGTGAAACCCTGGTTCAATGGCAAATTGGATGTTTCTCCGCCGGTGATCGATCTCACCGCGCAGGGCTTCACGCTGATCGGCGGCCGGCTCGATTATGTCGATGCCCGGGCGATCGGTGCCGTGGTCTATCGCCGGCGTCAGCACATCATCAACCTGTTCGTGGCCCAGACCGCCAGCACCGAGCACCG is part of the Bradyrhizobium canariense genome and encodes:
- a CDS encoding sigma-70 family RNA polymerase sigma factor produces the protein MPVTTSDNDADKARRFRDAALPHLDDVYTLARHLLRDATDAEDAVQECYLRALKHFDSYRGPAMKPWLFAILRNVCRAEFARRASSPTGAVNDVADSEEQTPLWHEAEETPETQMLRRRDASTIQQLVTALAEPFRETFVLREIHNLSYREIADIVAAPVGTVMSRLARARSMLRSAWMAAEEQPK
- a CDS encoding cupredoxin domain-containing protein, with translation MISATLRTFGIRLAVAALLSSHPGGAFAAETKVTIDNFTFTPAELKVKVGDTVTWSNHDDIPHTIVSAGKFRSKALDTDDSFSFTFTAAGDYKYFCSLHPHMTGTIKVE
- a CDS encoding anti-sigma factor family protein; translated protein: MTCDEAEILLHALIDGELDAGHARDVEAHIADCPRCAAQLAAYREMSKAVADADLHYTAPLALRRRIEASLPQTRALPNRRSVLRGFAMGSAVSAIAATGLVAIVLRNDDDQRVVSEVVSAHLRSLQAGHLIDVVSTDQHTVKPWFNGKLDVSPPVIDLTAQGFTLIGGRLDYVDARAIGAVVYRRRQHIINLFVAQTASTEHRAAKMETMQGFNVRRWSEQGMNFWAVSDIAPDELAEFGEKFETSLRTNSVG
- a CDS encoding metallophosphoesterase family protein, translated to MSGFDHDHNNEDRGVSRRRVLECMTWAGTGVLWTISGGVPRSLGLVGSAMAAEPAGMTFLQISDSHVGFDKPANPNALGTLEEAIAKINTMPVKPSFMIHTGDISHLSKASEFDDAERIISQAKLDVHYVPGEHDFLDEEVKFYRDRYGRGTKGAGYYSFDASGVHFIGLVNVVNLKAGGLGNLGDEQLEWLEQDLKGRSKSTPIVVFAHIPLWTVYPQWGWGTEDGARVLDYLKGFGSVTVLNGHIHQVMQKIEGNVTFHTARSTAFPQPAPGAAPSPGPMKVADDKLRSMLGVASINFKRGDQRLAIIDTPLQG